One Ctenopharyngodon idella isolate HZGC_01 chromosome 9, HZGC01, whole genome shotgun sequence DNA window includes the following coding sequences:
- the tmem237a gene encoding transmembrane protein 237A translates to MPSVKHKKKKIKKEINEVEEPEAGPEAAIEMEGLESRRQSESREPLTPEPQDNPPQKKKKKKKAHALDPEGEQQDHPNGDVQEPHTDAEEVTKKSKRKRKAKLMENQTHNELGVEEDDIITDVHAPISQRSLFSAPLGHSHPIGKVFVEKNRRFQATDRLDHLEEYMEVRPIWNTRDVAMRVHSGFRIIGLFSHGFLAGYAVWNIIVVYVLAGEQMTTLPNLLQQYHSLAYPAQSLLYLLLAISTVSAFDRVNLAKASMALRGFLTLDPAALASFLYFAALILSLSQQMTSDRIHLYPTANETLWPPGSEHQILQPWIVVNLVVALLVGLAWVFVATRPDMDYTEEFLMAMEVEEYPRHDDKTELAA, encoded by the exons ATGCCAAGTGTCaaacacaagaaaaagaaaatcaagaagGAGATCAATGAAGTTGAGGAACCGGAAG CAGGGCCTGAGGCAGCTATAGAAATGGAGGGTCTGGAGAGCCGCAGACAGTCTGAAAGCAGAGAGCCGCTGACCCCTGAGCCTCAGGACAATCCaccacagaagaagaagaagaaaaagaaggcACATGCTTTGG ATCCTGAGGGTGAACAGCAAGACCATCCAAATGGAGATGTTCAAGAGCCCCATACAGATGCTGAGGAAGTCACCAAAAAAAGCAAGAGAAAAAG GAAGGCTAAGTTGATGGAAAACCAGACTCATAACGAGCTAGGTGTGGAGGAAGATGACATCATCACTGATGTGCACGCACCGATATCTCAGCGCTCCCTATTCTCCGCCCCTCTGGGTCACAGTCATCCTATCGGAAAAGTGTTTGTCGAAAAGAACC GCCGCTTCCAGGCGACTGATCGTTTGGACCATCTGGAGGAGTACATGGAGGTCAGACCCATATGGAATACTCGAGATGTCGCCATGAGGGTCCACAGCGGCTTCAG GATCATTGGACTCTTCTCTCATGGATTTCTGGCTGGATATGCAGTGTGGAATATCATTGTTGTGTATGTGTTAGCTGGAGAGCAGATGACCACACTACCCAACCTTCTCCAGCAGTACCACAGTCTGGCTTACCCAGCACAGTCTCTGCTCTACCTCCTGCTGGCCATCAGCACCGTGTCTGCCTTCGACAG GGTGAATCTGGCCAAAGCCTCTATGGCTCTACGAGGATTTCTTACTCTTGATCCAGCGGCTCTTGCTTCCTTCT TATACTTTGCTGCTCTCATTTTGTCTCTGAGCCAGCAGATGACCAGTGATCGTATACATCTCTACCCCACGGCCAATGAAACACTTTG GCCCCCAGGTTCAGAGCATCAGATTCTACAGCCCTGGATCGTGGTAAACCTGGTCGTAGCTCTTCTGGTTGGACTGGCCTGGGTGTTTGTTGCTACACGACCAGACATGGACTACACTGAAG AGTTTTTAATGGCAATGGAGGTGGAGGAGTATCCACGTCATGATGACAAAACTGAGCTGGCAGCCTGA